Within Deinococcus actinosclerus, the genomic segment TTCAGTTCGATCAGCGCCACGACCTGCTTGCCGTTCTCGGCCGCCGTGCGCAGCGCCGCGAGCAGCCGGGGGTCGTCCCCGGTGCGGTACAGCGTCTGCTTGATCGCCAGCACCTGCGGGTCGCGGCTGGCCTCCTCCAGGAAGTCGAGGATGTTCGTGAACCCGTCGTAGGGGTGGTGCAGCAGCACGTCCCCCTCGCGCAGGGTATCGAAGATGCCGCTGTCCTCGTCACCGTCGAGGTCCGGCACGGCGGGCGCGAACTCCGGGAAGCTCAGGTCCGGGCGTTTCACCGGCAGGCCCATCAGGTCCGCCGAGCCGAGCGGGCCGTCCAGCAGGAAGATGTCCTCCGGCGCGAGCCGCAGCCGCTCCTGCAAGAAGGCCGTGATGCCGTGCGGCGTGTCCCGCATGACCTCCAGCCGCACCGCCGACCCGAAGCGCCGCCGCCGCAGGCCGTCCTCGATGGTGGCGAGCAGGTCCTCGGCCTCCTCTTCCTCGAACTCGTAGTCGGTGTTGCGGGTCACGCGGAACGCGTGCGCGGCCAGCACGGTGCGGCCCTTGAACAGCTCGCCGATGTGCGCGGCGATCACGTCCTCCAGCAGCAGGATCGTATCGGCGATGCACACCGCGCGCGGCAGCACCCCCACCGGCACCTTCACCCGCGCGAACTCCGGGTCCTCCCCGTCGCCGCCCTCCAGCAGTACCGCGAGGTTCAGGCTCAGGTTGCTCAGGTACGGGAACGGGTGGCTGGGGTCCACGACCAGCGGCGTCAGGACCGGCTGGATCTCCGCGAGGTAATGTTCGCGCAGCTGCGCCCGCGCCCGCTTGCCCAGGTCCGACACCCGCGCGAAGCGCACGCCCGCGGCGTTCAGGTCCCGCAGGGTCTTGCGGGTCACCCGTTCGATCTCGCGCAGCATGCTCTGCGTCCGCTCCCGCACGAGCGCCAGCGTCTCACGGGGCAGCAGGCCGTCGGGGCCCGGCGTGTTCACGCCCGCCGCGATCTGGCGGTGCACGCCCGCCACGCGCACCATGAAGAACTCGTCGAGGTTGCTGCCGCAGATCGCCGCGTACTTCAGCCGCTCCAGCGGCGGGTTGCGCTCGTCACGCGCCTCGGCCAGGACCCGCTCGTTGAAGGCCAGCCAGGACAGTTCCCGGTTCAGGAAGGGGCTCTCCGGGTTGGCGACGGTGCTGTGCGTCCGCACGTCCTCCCCGCCGGGTTCCTCCTTCCGCCGTGAGCGGCCACGAGAGGAAACGGAACGGGCGGGCAGGGACTTTTCAGCAGGCACAGTCATGACTCCTTCGGCAGTCAACAGGATTTTGGTCAGCGGGCCGTCACCGCATTACAGCACGGGACGCCCGCCTCACCCGCTCAGAGCGGCCGTCCCCTCCAGCCTGGAGCGGACGGCCCGCCCCTGCCGGTC encodes:
- the ppk1 gene encoding polyphosphate kinase 1, translating into MTVPAEKSLPARSVSSRGRSRRKEEPGGEDVRTHSTVANPESPFLNRELSWLAFNERVLAEARDERNPPLERLKYAAICGSNLDEFFMVRVAGVHRQIAAGVNTPGPDGLLPRETLALVRERTQSMLREIERVTRKTLRDLNAAGVRFARVSDLGKRARAQLREHYLAEIQPVLTPLVVDPSHPFPYLSNLSLNLAVLLEGGDGEDPEFARVKVPVGVLPRAVCIADTILLLEDVIAAHIGELFKGRTVLAAHAFRVTRNTDYEFEEEEAEDLLATIEDGLRRRRFGSAVRLEVMRDTPHGITAFLQERLRLAPEDIFLLDGPLGSADLMGLPVKRPDLSFPEFAPAVPDLDGDEDSGIFDTLREGDVLLHHPYDGFTNILDFLEEASRDPQVLAIKQTLYRTGDDPRLLAALRTAAENGKQVVALIELKARFDEQRNISWARKLERAGAHVVYGVAGLKTHAKVTMIVRREDGGLRRYVHIGTGNYNAKTARLYTDLSLLSANPDLGADVAELFNHLTGYAEAEYTHLLVAPDTARTGFEALLDREAAHARDGLDAWVRVKVNQLTDPGMVEALCRAAQAGVRVELIIRGVCCLRPGVPGLSQNVRVRSLLGRYLEHARVYAFGNGGSPEVYFGSADWMSRNLDRRVEVIAPVLDDRHREAFLSILDTEWADTRGSWELNEAGEYMKIPGDFSAQGTFAAARHPL